The proteins below are encoded in one region of Rhodothermales bacterium:
- a CDS encoding DUF4290 domain-containing protein, whose translation MTKLEKISDRQVGRNAELFARKIGAIPTKEERYGYIRILVAIIEQAHPEWNQAAHKGNQIAHLIHRMSHGDVDQDEVKEIIKLRDEERGVTLKN comes from the coding sequence ATGACCAAGCTCGAAAAAATCTCCGATCGCCAGGTAGGCCGCAACGCCGAGCTCTTCGCCCGCAAGATCGGTGCCATCCCCACCAAGGAGGAGCGCTACGGCTACATCCGGATCCTGGTCGCCATCATCGAGCAGGCCCATCCCGAGTGGAACCAGGCTGCCCACAAGGGCAATCAGATTGCGCACCTCATCCACCGCATGAGCCACGGCGACGTGGACCAGGACGAGGTCAAGGAAATCATCAAGCTCCGCGACGAAGAGCGCGGCGTGACGCTGAAGAACTAG
- a CDS encoding ATP-binding cassette domain-containing protein — protein MHTLDVQGVRKQYDTVLAVDNVSFKAEPGRILGLLGPNGAGKSSTIRMITYITIPDEGRILFGNEPVSPRTQAIMGYLPEERGLYPKMKVAEQLVYFGELKGLSRADAKRKAAYWLDRFGARDWVNKPTSDLSKGMQQKIQFIATILHDPKLLILDEPFGGLDPINADLLQSIIMELKDDGRTILFASHRMEQVEQLCDDICLVSKGQIVLSGPLNEVKRRFGRNTVEIDFEGTPDFVDALHGVRVTQRSSRHVQLQLGEGSDPAAILQAAIAGTDELIRFERMELPMREIFVKAVTEEQGAAAAAEAGADVQTVGGAK, from the coding sequence ATGCACACCCTCGACGTCCAAGGCGTCCGCAAGCAGTACGACACCGTGCTGGCGGTCGACAATGTGAGCTTCAAGGCCGAGCCGGGGCGCATCCTCGGGCTCCTGGGGCCGAACGGCGCCGGAAAAAGCTCGACCATCCGGATGATCACCTACATCACCATTCCGGATGAAGGTCGCATCCTTTTCGGTAATGAACCGGTCAGCCCCCGCACGCAGGCCATCATGGGGTATCTGCCGGAAGAGCGTGGCCTGTATCCGAAGATGAAAGTGGCCGAGCAGCTGGTCTATTTCGGGGAGCTGAAGGGGCTTTCGCGGGCCGATGCCAAGCGGAAGGCGGCCTACTGGCTGGACCGGTTCGGCGCGCGCGACTGGGTGAACAAGCCCACGAGCGACCTGTCGAAGGGCATGCAGCAGAAAATCCAGTTCATTGCGACCATCCTGCATGACCCGAAACTGCTCATCCTGGACGAACCGTTCGGCGGCCTGGACCCCATCAACGCCGACCTGCTGCAGTCCATCATCATGGAATTGAAGGACGACGGGCGGACCATCCTGTTTGCCAGCCACCGCATGGAACAGGTGGAGCAGTTGTGCGACGACATCTGCCTGGTATCGAAGGGCCAGATCGTGCTGTCGGGGCCGCTGAACGAGGTCAAGCGCCGGTTCGGCCGGAACACCGTCGAGATCGATTTTGAAGGCACCCCTGATTTCGTGGATGCACTCCACGGCGTCCGGGTCACCCAGCGCAGTTCGCGCCACGTGCAACTGCAGCTCGGGGAAGGATCCGATCCTGCGGCCATCCTGCAGGCCGCCATTGCCGGGACGGACGAGCTCATCCGATTCGAGCGCATGGAACTCCCCATGCGGGAAATATTCGTCAAGGCCGTAACCGAGGAGCAGGGAGCGGCGGCCGCTGCCGAAGCCGGCGCGGACGTCCAAACCGTTGGAGGTGCCAAATGA
- a CDS encoding sigma-54 dependent transcriptional regulator — protein MDRSSLQERFGIIGTSPGIRHVIDRVRQIAATGITALIEGESGVGKELVAHAIHDLSARRHKTMLIVNCGAIPEGLIESELFGAEKGAYTGAVERRTGYFEEANASTIFLDEIGEMPLTAQVRLLRVLETGEFSRVGASNLLKSDVRVIAATNKDLAREVEAGRFREDLYYRLSTVIIRVPPLRERREDILPIFEHFQHRFAQKYNSSAPRLSSDARSLFLQYRWPGNIRELRNVAEQTVVLLGRDEVTAEDVRPYLRGVSASGSGVGLVPVGHAAGQESFSSDSGQSGKEREIIYRALIELREEVRGMKEQMALMAASGSGTGSGSAGVARGEHGHSAGHSHGHAAGPAPSGRATAEPEDAPRYLMLHGGDEDRYIEDVPYELDEEGAASVENDDPSRLPTLEEAERTLIATALERFEGNRRQTAEALGISERTLYRKLKDMDVLDE, from the coding sequence ATGGACAGAAGCTCACTCCAGGAACGGTTCGGGATCATCGGCACGTCGCCCGGCATCCGGCACGTCATTGACCGCGTACGCCAGATTGCTGCAACGGGCATAACGGCGCTCATTGAGGGGGAGAGCGGGGTCGGCAAGGAACTGGTGGCGCATGCCATCCATGACCTCAGTGCCCGCCGGCACAAGACCATGCTCATTGTGAACTGCGGGGCCATTCCGGAGGGGCTCATCGAATCCGAATTGTTCGGGGCCGAGAAGGGCGCCTACACCGGGGCCGTCGAGCGGCGTACGGGGTACTTCGAGGAGGCCAACGCATCCACCATTTTCCTGGATGAGATCGGCGAAATGCCCCTCACGGCGCAGGTCCGCCTGCTTCGCGTGCTGGAGACGGGCGAATTCAGCCGCGTGGGCGCATCGAATCTCCTGAAATCCGACGTCCGCGTGATTGCGGCCACGAACAAGGACCTGGCGCGGGAAGTGGAAGCCGGGCGGTTCCGCGAGGACCTGTACTACCGGCTGAGCACGGTCATCATCCGCGTGCCCCCGCTCCGGGAGCGGCGCGAGGACATCCTGCCCATTTTCGAGCATTTCCAGCACCGGTTCGCGCAGAAATACAATTCGTCGGCGCCCCGGCTGTCCAGCGATGCGCGCTCGCTTTTCCTGCAGTACCGCTGGCCGGGCAACATCCGCGAGCTGCGCAACGTGGCCGAGCAGACCGTGGTGTTGCTGGGCCGCGATGAAGTCACCGCCGAGGACGTGCGGCCGTATCTGCGGGGCGTGTCGGCGAGTGGCTCCGGCGTGGGCCTGGTTCCGGTGGGGCACGCGGCCGGACAGGAGAGTTTTTCGAGCGATTCGGGGCAGAGCGGGAAGGAGCGCGAAATCATATACCGGGCCCTGATTGAATTGCGCGAGGAAGTGCGGGGAATGAAAGAGCAGATGGCCCTCATGGCCGCGTCCGGTTCCGGTACCGGGTCCGGTTCTGCGGGCGTGGCGCGCGGTGAACACGGGCATTCGGCCGGGCATTCGCATGGGCACGCTGCCGGACCCGCGCCCTCGGGCCGCGCCACCGCCGAGCCGGAAGATGCGCCCCGCTACCTCATGCTGCACGGCGGCGACGAAGATCGATATATCGAAGACGTGCCCTATGAGCTGGACGAAGAAGGGGCGGCGTCGGTTGAGAACGATGACCCCAGTCGGCTCCCGACCCTGGAGGAAGCCGAACGGACCCTGATTGCCACCGCCCTGGAACGATTCGAAGGCAACCGCCGGCAGACCGCCGAGGCCCTCGGGATCTCCGAGCGCACCCTCTACCGGAAACTGAAGGACATGGACGTCCTCGACGAATGA
- a CDS encoding YebC/PmpR family DNA-binding transcriptional regulator translates to MAGHNKWSKIKRQKAVTDARRSKAWARITRDIMVAARESGGDIGMNPRLALAVDKAKGENMPKDNIERAIKRGTGEIQGADYVEMAYEGYAPGGIAVFVDALTDNTNRSVADIRAVFSKAGGSLGQSGSVAFQFERKGVFEVPADKYAEDTLFELAVEAGAENLELEDDMFVITSPVEAFGDVQHALEKADIEIAESSLQRIPTTTTVVDAETARKVARLIEKLEELQDVQSVWTTMEFTEDTLEAIA, encoded by the coding sequence ATGGCTGGCCACAATAAATGGTCAAAGATCAAGCGGCAGAAGGCCGTAACCGATGCCCGGCGCTCCAAGGCCTGGGCCCGCATTACCCGTGATATCATGGTGGCCGCCCGCGAAAGCGGTGGCGACATCGGCATGAATCCGCGCCTGGCGCTCGCCGTGGACAAGGCCAAGGGCGAAAACATGCCCAAGGACAACATTGAGCGGGCCATCAAACGCGGCACGGGCGAAATCCAGGGCGCCGACTACGTCGAAATGGCGTACGAGGGCTATGCGCCGGGCGGCATTGCGGTTTTTGTTGATGCGCTCACCGACAACACCAACCGTTCGGTGGCCGACATCCGGGCCGTGTTTTCGAAGGCCGGCGGCAGCCTCGGCCAGAGCGGCTCCGTCGCGTTCCAGTTTGAGCGGAAAGGAGTTTTCGAGGTCCCGGCTGACAAATACGCCGAGGACACCCTCTTCGAACTGGCGGTGGAAGCCGGCGCGGAAAACCTGGAGCTCGAGGACGACATGTTCGTGATCACGTCGCCCGTCGAAGCCTTCGGCGACGTCCAGCATGCGCTTGAGAAGGCCGACATCGAGATTGCCGAGTCGTCCCTGCAGCGGATTCCGACCACCACGACGGTCGTCGACGCCGAGACCGCGCGCAAAGTGGCCCGCCTGATAGAAAAACTGGAAGAACTGCAGGACGTGCAGTCCGTCTGGACCACCATGGAGTTCACGGAAGACACCCTGGAGGCCATTGCGTGA
- a CDS encoding CIA30 family protein, whose protein sequence is MNLRHVLLVTLLLAGCSDAPTIRPMIGGEVDDFEDGDPYSLLGTTWTAVADGGETTATIFVDSQNPHPGSVYHLTVGGQRPLGSAGNQVSGVRLPMGAEGTAADVSTFDGLELSMRGSMGTFIVQLGTASVSDFDYFNAYIVASDEWTTFQLPFSKFNQEGFGKRVTFTGEDVTHIAVFSGNEGPYDIAIDDIRFYRAEDPDQD, encoded by the coding sequence ATGAACCTGCGGCACGTACTTCTGGTAACGCTCCTTCTGGCCGGGTGCAGCGACGCACCCACCATCCGCCCCATGATTGGCGGCGAAGTGGACGACTTCGAGGACGGCGATCCATACAGCCTCCTCGGCACGACGTGGACGGCTGTTGCGGACGGGGGCGAAACCACGGCCACCATTTTCGTTGACTCGCAGAATCCCCACCCGGGTTCCGTGTACCACCTGACGGTGGGCGGGCAGCGTCCCCTCGGCAGCGCGGGCAACCAGGTCTCCGGTGTACGCCTGCCCATGGGCGCCGAAGGGACGGCCGCCGATGTATCCACGTTCGATGGCCTGGAGCTGTCCATGCGCGGATCCATGGGTACCTTCATCGTCCAACTGGGTACCGCCTCCGTCTCGGACTTCGATTATTTCAACGCCTACATCGTGGCCTCCGACGAATGGACCACGTTCCAACTCCCTTTCTCCAAGTTCAATCAGGAAGGATTCGGCAAGCGCGTAACCTTCACGGGTGAGGACGTAACGCACATAGCCGTCTTCAGCGGAAATGAAGGACCCTACGACATCGCCATCGACGACATCCGCTTCTACCGAGCGGAAGACCCGGATCAGGACTGA
- a CDS encoding ABC transporter permease produces MNRISVIARNEFVTRIRTKGFIITTLLGPIILIGFFVVIGIVSVKSLTPDRSEIAVLDPGARLVDRLENDMISFMPVDVPEDSARAAVLAGQWDGYLVVPEDVSTGGTLRYYTTSGGGSIFSSDLRNTVVAAVRALRVEEQQVEADVYESIMANVAFDTVQLTDTGEDRGNTAAFMVVGFFMGFLIYMAMLIYGSVVMQGVMQEKTNRVVEIIVSSVKPFDLLLGKVLGIGAMGLLQMTFWAILIAAGTFFSGAVISLFVDPASLQLPATASTDEVLAAMDFTVPAIGADLFVWFVLYFLGGYMLYATLFAAIGSAVESQQDAQGLTIPVMMPIIMSIVFIQPVIEAPDSTLATVLSLIPLTSPIPMVVRIAVTDVPLWEIALSYGLLVVAILGAVWIGARIYRVGILMYGKKATYRDIARWIRQS; encoded by the coding sequence ATGAACCGGATTTCTGTCATTGCCCGCAACGAATTCGTGACCCGGATCCGCACCAAGGGATTCATCATCACGACGCTCCTGGGTCCCATCATCCTGATCGGGTTCTTCGTGGTCATCGGCATTGTGTCGGTGAAATCGCTGACACCGGACCGCAGCGAAATTGCCGTACTGGATCCCGGCGCGCGGCTCGTGGACCGGCTTGAGAACGACATGATTTCCTTCATGCCCGTCGACGTGCCGGAGGATTCCGCGCGGGCGGCCGTCCTCGCGGGCCAGTGGGACGGGTACCTCGTGGTGCCGGAGGACGTGAGCACGGGCGGGACGCTCCGCTACTACACCACGTCCGGAGGCGGGTCCATCTTTTCGTCCGACCTGCGCAATACGGTCGTGGCGGCCGTTCGGGCGCTGCGCGTGGAAGAACAGCAGGTGGAGGCGGATGTGTACGAGTCCATCATGGCCAATGTGGCCTTTGACACGGTGCAGCTCACCGACACGGGCGAGGACCGGGGCAATACGGCGGCCTTCATGGTAGTCGGCTTTTTCATGGGCTTCCTCATCTACATGGCCATGCTCATCTATGGGTCGGTGGTCATGCAGGGGGTCATGCAGGAAAAGACCAACCGGGTCGTGGAAATCATCGTGTCCTCCGTCAAACCGTTCGACCTGCTGCTCGGCAAGGTCCTGGGCATCGGCGCGATGGGATTGCTGCAGATGACGTTCTGGGCCATCCTGATTGCCGCCGGCACGTTCTTCTCGGGAGCTGTCATCAGCCTGTTCGTGGATCCGGCGTCCTTGCAACTGCCCGCGACGGCATCGACCGACGAGGTCCTGGCCGCCATGGACTTCACCGTACCGGCCATCGGCGCCGACCTGTTCGTCTGGTTCGTGCTGTATTTCCTTGGAGGATACATGCTCTACGCCACGCTTTTCGCGGCCATCGGCTCGGCGGTCGAGTCGCAGCAGGATGCGCAGGGGCTGACCATTCCGGTGATGATGCCCATCATCATGTCCATCGTCTTCATCCAACCGGTCATTGAGGCGCCTGACTCCACGCTGGCGACGGTCCTCTCGCTCATTCCGCTGACGTCGCCCATCCCCATGGTCGTGCGGATAGCCGTGACCGATGTGCCGCTGTGGGAGATCGCCCTGTCGTACGGATTGCTCGTCGTAGCCATCCTGGGCGCGGTCTGGATTGGTGCCCGGATATACCGCGTGGGCATCCTGATGTACGGGAAGAAGGCCACTTATCGGGACATAGCGCGTTGGATACGGCAGTCGTAA
- the ruvC gene encoding crossover junction endodeoxyribonuclease RuvC, whose amino-acid sequence MIILGIDPGSHVTGFGVVLAEDGRERLLDSGIIRVAGTPDHQLRLKRIYEGVCELIGLHRPDWCAIEMPIYGNNAQSMLKLGRAQAAAMMAALNHEIPVLEYTPKQVKKSVTGNGNASKEQVHYMIRSILHLADDFALTMDTTDALAVALCHAHRDEPTTGGGKKDWAAFIRNNPERLKG is encoded by the coding sequence GTGATTATCCTGGGCATTGATCCGGGGTCGCACGTTACCGGGTTCGGCGTCGTGCTGGCCGAGGACGGCCGTGAGCGGCTGCTGGACTCGGGCATCATCCGCGTGGCGGGCACGCCGGACCACCAGCTCCGCCTGAAGCGGATTTACGAGGGTGTCTGCGAACTGATCGGCCTGCACAGACCGGATTGGTGCGCCATCGAAATGCCCATCTACGGCAACAACGCGCAGTCCATGCTGAAACTGGGCCGCGCCCAGGCCGCGGCCATGATGGCGGCCCTGAACCACGAAATTCCCGTCCTGGAATACACCCCGAAGCAGGTCAAGAAGTCCGTCACGGGCAACGGAAACGCCTCAAAGGAGCAGGTCCATTACATGATCCGCTCCATCCTGCACCTGGCCGACGACTTCGCCCTGACCATGGACACCACCGACGCCCTCGCCGTCGCCCTCTGCCACGCCCACCGCGACGAGCCCACCACCGGCGGCGGCAAAAAAGACTGGGCCGCCTTCATCCGGAACAACCCGGAGCGGTTGAAGGGTTAG
- a CDS encoding glycosyltransferase, with amino-acid sequence MLVLFVFGVHLLLLAWVDIRRGHADADGQSADPAFPEDALAGLPRVTVQIPLYNERHVAARITDACARLDWPRDRLQIQVLDDSDDETVQVVAERVAEWTARGVDIVHVRRSSRDGYKAGALQNGLDTATGSLIAILDADFLPGADFLRRLVPQLDAPDVGLVQARWGHLNEDESLLTRVQAFGLDAHFTIEQPMRQALGCFINFNGTAGVWRREAIEAAGGWESNTLTEDLDLSYRAQLMGWRLKYDVDTVVPAELPVSMNAFRMQQHRWTKGGVQTAVKLLPRLLRARLPRRVKAEGLLHLTANLVFPFLLLAALVHAPVLLLRDGPGDLYFAVMSVGLLGFLGFLLAHVRSQQTAHPDWMRRMALFPVFMAGSVGMCVNNTVAALEVLVGRETPFHRTPKFAAGGRAPRAWWQLPYASMGIPMLVWVEGILAVWSVYWVFRLVDAGHWAGLPFQLLFAAGFLFVTVYNLLQAIRRRHPISP; translated from the coding sequence ATGCTGGTGTTGTTCGTGTTCGGCGTGCATCTCCTGTTGCTGGCATGGGTGGACATCCGGCGGGGCCACGCCGATGCAGATGGCCAATCAGCAGATCCTGCATTTCCGGAAGATGCGCTCGCCGGGCTCCCGCGCGTGACCGTCCAGATTCCGCTCTATAATGAGCGCCATGTGGCCGCCCGGATAACCGATGCGTGCGCGCGCCTGGACTGGCCCCGGGACCGGTTGCAGATCCAGGTCCTCGATGATTCGGACGACGAAACCGTGCAGGTGGTGGCGGAGAGGGTGGCCGAGTGGACGGCCCGCGGCGTCGACATCGTACACGTTCGACGCTCATCGCGTGACGGCTACAAGGCCGGCGCCCTGCAGAACGGGTTGGACACCGCCACGGGCAGCCTGATTGCCATCTTGGACGCCGACTTCCTGCCGGGGGCCGATTTTCTGCGGCGGCTGGTGCCGCAGCTCGATGCGCCGGACGTGGGTCTGGTGCAGGCCCGGTGGGGGCACCTGAACGAGGACGAATCGCTGCTCACGCGGGTCCAGGCGTTCGGACTCGATGCGCACTTCACCATCGAGCAGCCCATGCGGCAGGCGCTGGGGTGCTTCATCAATTTCAACGGTACGGCCGGTGTGTGGCGGCGGGAAGCCATTGAGGCGGCCGGAGGGTGGGAGTCCAACACCCTGACCGAGGATCTGGACCTGAGCTACCGCGCGCAATTGATGGGTTGGCGATTGAAATACGACGTGGACACCGTGGTCCCGGCCGAATTGCCGGTATCCATGAACGCGTTCCGCATGCAACAGCACCGCTGGACGAAAGGCGGGGTGCAGACGGCCGTGAAGTTGCTGCCCCGGCTGCTCCGGGCGCGGCTCCCGCGCCGCGTGAAGGCTGAGGGCCTCCTGCATTTGACGGCCAACCTGGTGTTTCCCTTCCTGTTGCTGGCGGCGCTCGTGCACGCGCCGGTCCTGCTCTTGCGGGACGGCCCGGGCGACCTGTACTTTGCCGTCATGTCCGTGGGGCTGCTGGGGTTCCTGGGATTCCTCCTGGCGCACGTGCGGTCGCAGCAGACGGCCCACCCCGATTGGATGCGACGCATGGCGCTGTTTCCGGTCTTCATGGCGGGCAGTGTCGGGATGTGCGTGAACAACACGGTCGCGGCGCTCGAAGTCCTGGTAGGGCGGGAAACCCCGTTCCACCGCACCCCGAAATTCGCAGCCGGTGGACGCGCGCCCCGGGCCTGGTGGCAGCTGCCCTATGCATCCATGGGTATTCCGATGCTGGTTTGGGTGGAAGGAATCCTGGCCGTCTGGTCGGTGTACTGGGTGTTCCGGCTGGTGGACGCCGGACACTGGGCCGGGCTGCCGTTCCAGCTTCTTTTTGCCGCCGGTTTTTTGTTTGTTACCGTGTACAACCTGCTTCAGGCGATCCGACGCCGTCATCCCATAAGCCCATGA
- a CDS encoding LptE family protein, whose amino-acid sequence MMRRLHTACSRAVLLVAAVLALGGCGYYTFTGASIPEHLGTIAVPLVIDESVSTVTSLEDTMTELLLDRFVQQTRLSLEQDENRADAVLRARILRYTNQPTSITGNEQASRNRVSIAVQVVYTDRVREQELLNRSFSAFEDYDPLDPSLEEAAASAALEKIADDIFTAATSNW is encoded by the coding sequence ATGATGCGCCGCCTGCATACCGCCTGTTCGCGCGCCGTGCTGCTGGTCGCCGCCGTCCTCGCCCTGGGCGGCTGCGGATACTATACCTTCACGGGTGCCAGCATTCCCGAACACCTCGGGACCATTGCCGTGCCACTCGTGATCGATGAGAGCGTCTCGACGGTGACCTCGCTCGAGGATACCATGACAGAATTGCTCCTGGACCGGTTCGTCCAGCAGACGCGGCTCTCGCTCGAGCAGGACGAGAATCGGGCCGACGCCGTGCTCCGCGCCCGGATTCTGCGCTACACCAACCAGCCCACATCCATCACCGGCAACGAGCAGGCCAGCCGCAACCGGGTGTCCATCGCGGTCCAGGTCGTCTACACCGACCGCGTCCGCGAGCAGGAACTGCTGAACCGGTCGTTCTCGGCGTTCGAGGACTACGATCCCCTGGACCCCTCGCTCGAGGAGGCGGCCGCGAGCGCCGCCCTGGAAAAAATCGCCGACGACATCTTTACCGCGGCCACGTCGAATTGGTAG
- the miaB gene encoding tRNA (N6-isopentenyl adenosine(37)-C2)-methylthiotransferase MiaB, which yields MQLTDDIPILDDPAELDRPKSISATASGHRNVYIETYGCQMNVSDSEIVASVLKEGGYGLTHDLAEADVVLINTCAIRENAEQKVRRRLDELRSEKTKRNPDLRLGVLGCMAERLRHKLLEQEKLVDMVVGPDAYRDLPNLLSQAWDTGQAAVNVQLSKEETYDDILPVRYDTNGISSFVTIMRGCDNMCSFCVVPFTRGRERSRSAESILDECKALVEAGFKEVTVLGQNVNSYSAPGVSFAELLYRISLISPELRIRYSTSHPKDCSEELLHVHAERPNVCNYIHLPVQHGNTDMLARMRRTYTRDQYLDLVERAKKIVPGVSLSTDIITGFCGETEEEHQDTLSLMEAVRYEHAYMFMYSERPDTYAARKYTDDVPEAVKKRRLTDIIELQSGISLESNRAEIGREHVVLVEGPSRRSDEQLSGRTDTNKMVVFDRESYEKGQYVRVRVDDCTSATLLGTALGLSSHTA from the coding sequence ATGCAGCTTACCGACGACATCCCCATCCTGGACGATCCGGCCGAACTGGACCGCCCGAAGTCGATTTCCGCCACGGCCTCCGGGCACCGCAACGTGTACATCGAGACGTACGGGTGCCAGATGAACGTATCGGATTCGGAAATCGTTGCGTCGGTCCTGAAAGAGGGCGGGTACGGGCTCACGCACGACCTCGCGGAGGCCGACGTGGTGCTCATCAACACCTGCGCCATCCGCGAGAACGCCGAGCAGAAGGTGCGACGCCGCCTGGATGAGCTCCGCTCCGAGAAGACCAAGCGCAATCCCGACCTCCGGCTGGGCGTATTGGGCTGCATGGCCGAGCGGCTGCGCCACAAGCTCCTGGAGCAGGAGAAGCTGGTGGACATGGTGGTCGGCCCGGATGCCTACCGCGACCTGCCGAACCTGCTGTCCCAGGCCTGGGATACGGGCCAGGCGGCCGTCAACGTGCAGCTCTCGAAGGAGGAGACGTACGATGACATCCTGCCCGTCCGGTACGATACGAACGGGATTTCCTCGTTCGTGACCATCATGCGGGGATGCGACAACATGTGCTCGTTCTGCGTCGTCCCGTTCACGCGGGGCCGCGAGCGCAGCCGATCCGCCGAGAGCATCCTGGACGAGTGCAAGGCCCTGGTCGAGGCCGGCTTCAAGGAGGTCACGGTGCTCGGACAGAACGTGAATTCGTACAGCGCGCCGGGCGTATCGTTTGCCGAGTTGCTGTACCGGATCAGCCTGATTTCGCCCGAGCTGCGTATTCGCTATTCCACGAGCCATCCCAAGGACTGCTCCGAGGAATTGCTGCACGTACACGCCGAGCGGCCGAACGTGTGCAACTACATCCATCTGCCCGTCCAGCACGGCAACACCGACATGCTGGCCCGCATGCGGCGCACCTACACGCGGGACCAGTACCTGGACCTCGTCGAGCGGGCCAAGAAGATCGTGCCCGGCGTCTCGCTGTCCACGGACATCATTACCGGATTCTGCGGCGAGACCGAGGAGGAGCACCAGGATACGCTGTCGCTCATGGAAGCCGTCCGCTACGAACACGCCTACATGTTCATGTATTCCGAGCGGCCGGACACGTACGCCGCCCGCAAATACACGGACGACGTGCCGGAAGCCGTCAAGAAGCGACGCCTGACCGACATCATTGAATTGCAGTCCGGGATCTCGCTGGAGAGCAACCGGGCGGAAATCGGCCGTGAACACGTGGTGCTCGTCGAGGGCCCGTCGCGCCGCAGCGACGAGCAGCTCTCCGGCCGGACGGACACCAACAAGATGGTCGTCTTCGACCGGGAGTCCTACGAGAAGGGCCAGTACGTCCGCGTCCGCGTGGACGATTGCACCTCGGCGACACTGCTGGGCACGGCCCTGGGTCTGTCCTCGCACACGGCCTGA